The following proteins are co-located in the Pirellulales bacterium genome:
- a CDS encoding PEP-CTERM sorting domain-containing protein: MFPLCNRLARHAPVVAVPLYLFGAVLLLSNARSAIAQQLMPPPNSLAEFNIPPSAANSTGYSPSSIRFGPNGQLYIWDGTSIYEQTAGLSSNAPVTIGGITSGSGPSPFGSDPGPINFSPNGQYIVVSEGAGGYDQSSNGLLFAIPIAGGTTVTPIGSDSETFDMIPLPASCKSTSSTGSFLLDVGTNYGSEVDLFNAATGAVTPIVAAVPGASTSITISGTNWSNYTLDVGVGYGGQSGDINSFSISGLFQSLKSGAAQQWSTGTVVDGQSDSNNSGAGMFVDPRGYLFTGGPSGIEVIGPSGGPVVYSIPYDTQGDLMGSPSVTYNSITNQFAVQGYDYSGIPLQQTVVFSASQFAVTALLAWTGGTNNTWDTTNTYNWSSSTASSNYYVDGNTVTFGDTDPNSSTGALVRNTKGLASVVIGSDGVAPAAVMFTNTGAANGGVDYTISGGPIGGSATIELYGNGTIGGTVTLTNANTFTGAVVVAAGTLNLQNPTALGNSSGASVIAGAALELQQSTGNQQTFGLTATGGSSIPLNLYGTGISGAAGELNSAQGNNIYGGAINVGSGGGQIVSSSTTGSDQVTLTGGVSVSTGSTLTVAGPGLTTLGGAGLTLGNSSTLQVASGTLQITLAAGSGTVSLGSGATVAIAPAATLQLAGSVSALSDPSSGNRAAIVNNGSAASGGGLVIAAGNQTVGTITGTASTSGPTTYTGDTIVAPGATLTAEQILQNTLSIGAGGTVTISPANTVTSTSQSSSADSSGEISFSLAGVLAATSESSAALNSDLPAADEPTSSASDPSGAIEQLEARVAILSQLSDNAATDSTGLEAMLSTAESSLLSLESQSGTSPTGIAESAGPYFSTDAGGAPMAVPEPATLVLLAIAGLCLPFVFQRRRVRGSVR, from the coding sequence ATGTTTCCGCTCTGCAACAGACTGGCTCGACACGCTCCGGTGGTCGCAGTGCCGCTCTACTTGTTCGGCGCTGTGCTATTGCTTTCGAACGCCCGTTCGGCGATTGCGCAGCAACTGATGCCGCCGCCGAATTCATTGGCCGAATTCAATATTCCGCCCTCCGCCGCCAATTCCACCGGCTACTCGCCCTCGAGCATTCGGTTCGGCCCGAATGGGCAACTCTATATCTGGGACGGAACTTCTATCTATGAGCAAACCGCCGGGCTCAGTTCCAACGCTCCGGTCACGATCGGCGGCATCACGTCGGGCAGCGGGCCGAGCCCCTTCGGCTCCGATCCGGGCCCGATCAACTTCTCGCCTAATGGCCAGTACATTGTCGTGAGCGAAGGTGCCGGAGGATATGACCAATCCAGCAATGGCCTGTTGTTCGCCATACCGATCGCCGGCGGCACGACCGTCACGCCGATTGGCTCCGATTCCGAAACGTTCGACATGATTCCTCTACCGGCGTCGTGCAAATCGACCAGTTCGACGGGGAGTTTTCTCCTCGACGTGGGAACGAACTACGGCAGCGAGGTCGATCTGTTCAATGCGGCCACCGGCGCCGTCACCCCCATTGTCGCCGCCGTCCCCGGCGCTAGCACCTCCATCACCATTTCAGGCACCAACTGGAGCAACTACACGCTCGACGTGGGAGTCGGTTATGGGGGACAATCGGGCGATATCAATTCGTTCAGCATTAGCGGCTTGTTTCAATCGCTCAAGAGCGGCGCCGCGCAGCAGTGGAGCACCGGCACGGTCGTGGATGGCCAGTCGGACTCCAATAATAGCGGCGCCGGCATGTTCGTCGATCCACGCGGTTACCTCTTCACCGGTGGCCCGAGCGGCATCGAGGTGATCGGCCCGAGCGGCGGTCCAGTTGTTTACAGTATTCCCTACGACACGCAGGGAGATCTGATGGGGTCGCCATCGGTGACCTACAACTCAATCACCAACCAGTTTGCAGTGCAAGGCTACGACTACTCGGGAATCCCTCTCCAACAAACAGTCGTCTTCAGTGCATCGCAATTCGCCGTGACCGCGCTGCTCGCATGGACGGGAGGAACGAACAACACCTGGGACACCACCAACACCTACAACTGGTCCAGTAGCACGGCGTCGTCAAACTACTACGTCGATGGCAATACGGTCACGTTTGGCGACACCGACCCGAACTCGAGCACCGGCGCCCTGGTTCGCAATACCAAGGGCTTGGCATCGGTCGTGATCGGCTCGGACGGCGTTGCGCCGGCGGCGGTGATGTTCACCAACACCGGCGCTGCCAATGGCGGAGTCGACTATACGATCAGCGGCGGACCGATCGGCGGCAGCGCGACGATCGAACTCTACGGCAACGGAACCATCGGCGGCACCGTCACGCTCACCAACGCCAACACGTTCACCGGCGCCGTGGTCGTCGCGGCCGGCACGCTGAATCTGCAAAACCCGACGGCGCTCGGAAATTCTTCGGGCGCGTCGGTCATTGCCGGCGCGGCGCTCGAATTGCAACAATCCACAGGCAACCAACAAACCTTCGGCCTGACGGCAACCGGCGGCAGTTCGATTCCCTTGAATCTCTACGGCACCGGCATTTCGGGCGCCGCAGGGGAATTGAACAGCGCCCAGGGCAACAATATTTACGGCGGCGCGATCAACGTCGGCAGCGGCGGCGGGCAAATTGTTTCCTCGTCGACTACTGGCAGCGACCAGGTGACGCTCACCGGCGGCGTGTCCGTTTCCACCGGCTCGACGCTCACCGTTGCCGGTCCGGGGCTCACTACGCTTGGCGGCGCCGGGCTCACGCTCGGCAATTCGAGCACCCTGCAGGTTGCCTCCGGCACGTTGCAAATTACGCTTGCCGCCGGCAGCGGCACAGTAAGCCTTGGCAGCGGCGCGACGGTCGCCATCGCTCCGGCAGCCACGTTGCAACTGGCCGGCAGTGTATCGGCGCTCTCCGATCCGTCGAGCGGCAATCGCGCAGCCATCGTCAACAACGGATCTGCGGCTAGCGGCGGCGGACTGGTGATCGCCGCCGGCAATCAGACCGTCGGCACGATAACCGGCACAGCGTCCACTTCCGGGCCGACAACGTACACCGGCGACACGATCGTCGCCCCCGGCGCGACGCTCACCGCGGAGCAGATTCTGCAAAACACGCTCTCGATCGGCGCCGGCGGCACGGTGACAATCAGCCCCGCGAACACCGTCACCAGCACGAGTCAGTCGAGTTCAGCAGATTCCAGCGGTGAGATAAGCTTCTCGCTCGCAGGTGTGCTCGCAGCAACTAGCGAATCAAGCGCCGCCTTGAATAGCGATTTGCCTGCTGCCGACGAACCAACCTCGTCTGCTTCCGATCCGAGCGGCGCAATCGAACAACTGGAAGCCCGCGTCGCAATTCTCAGCCAACTGTCCGACAATGCCGCAACCGACTCGACTGGGCTCGAAGCAATGCTCTCGACGGCGGAAAGCTCGCTGCTGTCGCTGGAATCGCAATCGGGCACAAGCCCGACAGGCATTGCTGAATCGGCGGGACCGTATTTTTCTACCGATGCGGGCGGCGCGCCGATGGCCGTTCCCGAACCCGCGACACTGGTGTTGCTGGCAATAGCCGGTCTTTGCTTGCCGTTTGTATTTCAGCGCCGTCGCGTGCGCGGAAGCGTTCGATAA
- a CDS encoding DUF1559 domain-containing protein → MLAVCREISTRCRLVPCGGAGDEGAQVVAGTLRVPSALRGALHPVRCRRTEERSLKCACISPRSAFTLVELLVVIAVIGTLLALLLPAVQATREAARRTACSNNLRQIGIGMLALHNAQQHFPPGITDHVTATNPNGRQLAWSIFLLPFIEEPSAWQSFNLNLSFAASSNLASTTQVLPIYLCPSTSRLGSNRIGAITGAPSVPHSNWMACIDYGGMYGWNCVGVGNGVEIWDQPIAISQIPGGTSHVILVAEDSGRDYTMDGQWANGLNIFNQSGSINVVQWNEMWSDHPGGAQVLMCDGSVHFAADTISTTVLAPLCTREGGDPTALAGQ, encoded by the coding sequence ATGTTGGCAGTCTGCCGCGAAATTTCGACACGATGCCGCCTCGTACCTTGCGGAGGGGCCGGGGACGAGGGGGCGCAGGTTGTAGCAGGCACACTCCGTGTGCCGTCTGCGCTCCGCGGCGCCCTCCATCCGGTTCGGTGCAGAAGAACCGAGGAGCGTTCCCTCAAATGTGCTTGCATAAGCCCGCGATCGGCGTTCACGCTCGTCGAATTGCTGGTGGTGATCGCGGTGATCGGCACCTTGTTGGCCCTATTGCTGCCGGCGGTGCAAGCCACACGCGAAGCGGCCCGGCGAACGGCGTGTAGCAACAATCTGCGGCAGATCGGCATCGGAATGCTCGCGCTTCACAACGCCCAGCAGCACTTTCCGCCGGGCATCACCGACCATGTCACCGCCACGAATCCTAACGGCCGGCAATTGGCATGGAGCATTTTTCTGCTGCCGTTCATCGAAGAGCCGAGCGCCTGGCAGTCGTTCAACCTGAACCTTTCGTTCGCGGCCTCGTCCAATCTCGCGTCGACCACACAGGTGCTGCCGATTTATTTGTGCCCGAGCACGTCGCGACTGGGATCGAACCGGATCGGCGCGATCACCGGAGCGCCGAGCGTGCCGCATTCGAATTGGATGGCCTGTATCGATTATGGCGGAATGTATGGCTGGAACTGTGTCGGTGTCGGAAACGGCGTCGAGATCTGGGACCAGCCGATCGCCATTTCGCAAATCCCCGGTGGCACATCGCATGTGATTCTCGTGGCCGAGGACTCTGGCCGCGACTACACGATGGACGGCCAATGGGCCAACGGCCTGAACATTTTCAATCAATCGGGCTCGATCAACGTCGTGCAGTGGAACGAGATGTGGAGCGACCATCCGGGCGGAGCGCAAGTGCTGATGTGCGACGGTTCGGTCCATTTCGCCGCCGACACGATTTCGACGACCGTTTTAGCCCCCTTATGCACCCGCGAAGGCGGCGATCCGACGGCCCTTGCGGGGCAATAA
- a CDS encoding PEP-CTERM sorting domain-containing protein, with the protein MRFVFASILILVTSPLFGQSGPFAAQVEPSGSSPGYTIPSGSDAAVPWNSPNILEWASAVVGTPSYGTGSYALKSSPSDNNPSVALSSTTAAPIGAIPSMSGGSPALTVGGLNVVSLGEDGSITVSFPSPIADGPGNDFAVFSNGFLSPSWPDAYSKVATVSVSSNGVNFYSFPTTFGQSQLGGETFGTTTYYESFDASNLYNLAGKYATGFGTPFDLGELIVLYPTAIEDGLLELNDITQVKMADAWDTLDSNGNEILDAPGATSTQGTFSGSSAGFNFAGIAVLNDVQPVPEPSTLVLALAAIAIIIWIRRGKIAACS; encoded by the coding sequence ATGCGTTTTGTCTTCGCTTCGATTCTGATTCTTGTCACGAGCCCCCTTTTCGGGCAATCGGGGCCGTTTGCGGCCCAAGTCGAACCGTCCGGTTCATCGCCTGGATACACGATTCCCTCGGGTTCCGATGCCGCGGTGCCGTGGAACAGTCCAAATATTTTGGAGTGGGCGTCAGCAGTGGTCGGAACTCCGAGCTACGGGACAGGAAGCTACGCTTTGAAATCATCCCCCTCCGATAACAATCCGTCCGTGGCGTTAAGCTCGACCACGGCAGCGCCGATTGGAGCCATACCGTCGATGTCGGGCGGATCGCCAGCCTTGACGGTTGGCGGATTGAATGTCGTCAGCCTGGGCGAAGACGGTTCGATCACTGTGAGTTTCCCAAGCCCCATCGCGGACGGCCCCGGCAACGACTTCGCGGTCTTTTCGAACGGGTTCTTATCGCCATCTTGGCCCGACGCCTATTCTAAAGTCGCGACCGTTTCGGTGAGTAGCAACGGAGTGAACTTCTATTCATTTCCAACGACGTTTGGCCAAAGTCAGTTGGGAGGGGAAACGTTCGGAACAACGACTTACTACGAGTCTTTCGATGCGTCGAATCTTTATAATCTCGCGGGAAAATATGCGACCGGATTTGGGACGCCGTTTGATTTAGGCGAACTGATCGTTCTTTATCCGACGGCGATCGAGGACGGGCTTCTGGAACTGAACGACATTACGCAAGTCAAGATGGCCGACGCATGGGACACTTTGGATTCGAATGGGAATGAAATTCTTGATGCTCCGGGAGCAACCTCGACCCAAGGCACGTTTTCGGGATCGTCGGCCGGCTTCAATTTTGCCGGCATCGCGGTGTTGAACGACGTGCAGCCGGTTCCGGAACCGTCGACCCTGGTTTTGGCATTGGCGGCCATTGCAATCATAATATGGATTCGCCGCGGGAAAATCGCTGCTTGCTCGTAA